The following proteins are co-located in the Podarcis raffonei isolate rPodRaf1 chromosome 5, rPodRaf1.pri, whole genome shotgun sequence genome:
- the CCDC50 gene encoding coiled-coil domain-containing protein 50 isoform X1 has protein sequence MAEISIDQSKLPGVKEVCRDFAVLEDHTLAHSLQEQEIEHHLATNVQRNRLVQYDLQMAKQLQEEEDRKARARIQERHKDLERQDCEIAQEIQVKLVIEAEQRRRQEEDDEDIARILQQKELQEEKRRKKPHPEPLQKSTYDEGYYPESRERSCGSPREQARPRRARSGEREPQRPREPRRGPPLLSEGLDLQVLGSSSEVRQAGGGRRERQDRNRGGRERPRRPPSDTEEESRRDGDRRDRKPSSQERHWRPSSLAMDGEAEPHAGSSMGRKERRPGSREGRHRTPPFPLDWEDERVRLESSGRPRKPRERRSPSSERSPRPTHLSTDWEERHRLGRSCSPDPDRQRRPPRQDRESPRPPSRDPRLQDLEAPPPRRGGRREGERERCNGASTSPSSHCGDDLGADAQRHKDPGTKTRGPKDASYHKGRPAAPQDQELYDAEIARKLQEEELLASHVDKRAAQVAQDEEIARLLLAEEKKAYKKAKERGKSSLEKKRQEPDWKHDSHESVRPRSREGHEGHRSRSDKPTRPPPPPSEDLDHLCNLTSQQNLAHQTPRPEPSHKGYHYKQ, from the exons TTGAGCATCATTTGGCGACCAATGTGCAGCGCAACCGGCTGGTGCAGTATGACTTGCAGATGGCCAAGCAGCTGCAGGAAGAGGAGGACCGCAAGGCAAGGGCCCGGATCCAGGAGCGGCACAAAGACCT GGAGAGGCAGGACTGCGAGATAGCTCAGGAAATTCAAGTCAAGCTGGTCATTGAGGCAGAACAGCGGCGACGCCAAGAAGAGGACGATGAG gaCATTGCTCGGATCCTGCAGCAGAAGGAGCTCCAGGAGGAGAAGCGTCGGAAGAAGCCCCACCCAGAGCCCTTGCAGAAGAGCACTTACGATGAGGGATACTACCCGGAAAGCAGAG aGCGCTCGTGCGGGAGCCCCCGGGAGCAGGCTAGACCTCGCCGAGCCCGGAGCGGCGAGAGGGAGCCCCAGAGGCCGAGGGAACCCCGACGGGGACCCCCTCTATTGTCCGAGGGGCTGGACTTGCAAGTTCTGGGCAGCTCCTCGGAAGTGAGGCAGGCCGGAGGCGGCCGGAGGGAGAGGCAGGACAGGAACCGGGGCGGCCGGGAGAGGCCTCGGAGGCCTCCTTCGGACACAGAGGAGGAAAGCCGCCGGGACGGAGACCGCCGGGACAGGAAGCCGTCCAGTCAGGAAAGACATTGGCGGCCCTCTTCGCTTGCAATGGACGGGGAGGCCGAGCCCCACGCAGGTAGCAGCATGGGGCGGAAAGAAAGGAGGCCAGGGAGCCGAGAGGGTCGCCACAGGACGCCCCCTTTTCCGCTGGACTGGGAAGACGAGAGGGTGCGTCTAGAGAGCAGTGGCCGGCCCCGTAAGccccgggagaggcggtccccgaGCTCAGAGAGGTCCCCGCGGCCGACACACCTGAGTACCGACTGGGAGGAAAGGCACCGGCTGGGCCGCAGCTGTTCCCCAGACCCGGATCGCCAGAGGCGACCACCCCGCCAGGACCGGGAGTCGCCCAGGCCCCCCTCCCGCGACCCCAGGCTGCAGGACCTGGAAGCACCACCACCCCGGAGAggcggcaggagggagggagaaagggaacgTTGCAACGGGGCAAGCACCTCGCCCTCCTCGCACTGCGGGGACGACTTGGGAGCCGACGCCCAGCGCCATAAGGATCCAG GAACGAAAACGCGGGGGCCGAAGGATGCCAGTTACCACAAAGGCCGCCCGGCAGCCCCCCAGGACCAGGAGCTCTACGATGCAGAGATCGCCCggaagctgcaggaggaagaGCTGTTG GCCAGCCACGTGGACAAGAGAGCAGCGCAGGTCGCCCAGGACGAG GAAATCGCTCGCCTGTTGCTGGCGGAGGAGAAGAAAGCTTACAAGAAAGCGAAGGAACGGGGAAAGTCTTCTCTGGAGAAGAAGAGGCAGGAACCAGACTGGAAG caCGACTCACATGAATCGGTGCGCCCGAGGTCAAGGGAAGGTCACGAAGGTCACCGGTCCAGAAGCGACAAGCCAACGAG GCCTCCCCCTCCGCCCTCCGAGGATCTGGACCACCTTTGCAACCTTACAAGCCAGCAGAACTTGGCACATCAAACACccagaccagagccttctcataAAG GTTACCACTATAAGCAGTAG
- the CCDC50 gene encoding coiled-coil domain-containing protein 50 isoform X2, whose translation MAEISIDQSKLPGVKEVCRDFAVLEDHTLAHSLQEQEIEHHLATNVQRNRLVQYDLQMAKQLQEEEDRKARARIQERHKDLERQDCEIAQEIQVKLVIEAEQRRRQEEDDEDIARILQQKELQEEKRRKKPHPEPLQKSTYDEGYYPESRERSCGSPREQARPRRARSGEREPQRPREPRRGPPLLSEGLDLQVLGSSSEVRQAGGGRRERQDRNRGGRERPRRPPSDTEEESRRDGDRRDRKPSSQERHWRPSSLAMDGEAEPHAGSSMGRKERRPGSREGRHRTPPFPLDWEDERVRLESSGRPRKPRERRSPSSERSPRPTHLSTDWEERHRLGRSCSPDPDRQRRPPRQDRESPRPPSRDPRLQDLEAPPPRRGGRREGERERCNGASTSPSSHCGDDLGADAQRHKDPGTKTRGPKDASYHKGRPAAPQDQELYDAEIARKLQEEELLASHVDKRAAQVAQDEEIARLLLAEEKKAYKKAKERGKSSLEKKRQEPDWKHDSHESVRPRSREGHEGHRSRSDKPTRLPL comes from the exons TTGAGCATCATTTGGCGACCAATGTGCAGCGCAACCGGCTGGTGCAGTATGACTTGCAGATGGCCAAGCAGCTGCAGGAAGAGGAGGACCGCAAGGCAAGGGCCCGGATCCAGGAGCGGCACAAAGACCT GGAGAGGCAGGACTGCGAGATAGCTCAGGAAATTCAAGTCAAGCTGGTCATTGAGGCAGAACAGCGGCGACGCCAAGAAGAGGACGATGAG gaCATTGCTCGGATCCTGCAGCAGAAGGAGCTCCAGGAGGAGAAGCGTCGGAAGAAGCCCCACCCAGAGCCCTTGCAGAAGAGCACTTACGATGAGGGATACTACCCGGAAAGCAGAG aGCGCTCGTGCGGGAGCCCCCGGGAGCAGGCTAGACCTCGCCGAGCCCGGAGCGGCGAGAGGGAGCCCCAGAGGCCGAGGGAACCCCGACGGGGACCCCCTCTATTGTCCGAGGGGCTGGACTTGCAAGTTCTGGGCAGCTCCTCGGAAGTGAGGCAGGCCGGAGGCGGCCGGAGGGAGAGGCAGGACAGGAACCGGGGCGGCCGGGAGAGGCCTCGGAGGCCTCCTTCGGACACAGAGGAGGAAAGCCGCCGGGACGGAGACCGCCGGGACAGGAAGCCGTCCAGTCAGGAAAGACATTGGCGGCCCTCTTCGCTTGCAATGGACGGGGAGGCCGAGCCCCACGCAGGTAGCAGCATGGGGCGGAAAGAAAGGAGGCCAGGGAGCCGAGAGGGTCGCCACAGGACGCCCCCTTTTCCGCTGGACTGGGAAGACGAGAGGGTGCGTCTAGAGAGCAGTGGCCGGCCCCGTAAGccccgggagaggcggtccccgaGCTCAGAGAGGTCCCCGCGGCCGACACACCTGAGTACCGACTGGGAGGAAAGGCACCGGCTGGGCCGCAGCTGTTCCCCAGACCCGGATCGCCAGAGGCGACCACCCCGCCAGGACCGGGAGTCGCCCAGGCCCCCCTCCCGCGACCCCAGGCTGCAGGACCTGGAAGCACCACCACCCCGGAGAggcggcaggagggagggagaaagggaacgTTGCAACGGGGCAAGCACCTCGCCCTCCTCGCACTGCGGGGACGACTTGGGAGCCGACGCCCAGCGCCATAAGGATCCAG GAACGAAAACGCGGGGGCCGAAGGATGCCAGTTACCACAAAGGCCGCCCGGCAGCCCCCCAGGACCAGGAGCTCTACGATGCAGAGATCGCCCggaagctgcaggaggaagaGCTGTTG GCCAGCCACGTGGACAAGAGAGCAGCGCAGGTCGCCCAGGACGAG GAAATCGCTCGCCTGTTGCTGGCGGAGGAGAAGAAAGCTTACAAGAAAGCGAAGGAACGGGGAAAGTCTTCTCTGGAGAAGAAGAGGCAGGAACCAGACTGGAAG caCGACTCACATGAATCGGTGCGCCCGAGGTCAAGGGAAGGTCACGAAGGTCACCGGTCCAGAAGCGACAAGCCAACGAG GTTACCACTATAA